The Leptospira stimsonii genome has a window encoding:
- the murI gene encoding glutamate racemase, giving the protein MKEPLKIGLMDSGMGGLSVLKEILKYETELEVIYFGDLKNSPYGEKNASTILELTRDVCKRLVQEDVKAILLACNTATSAAAETLRKEFSIPIFGMEPAIKPAILQNPGKRVALLATPVTQKEEKLQKLKKDLKADDLLLPVSCPGLAGLVDRGDFVGAEEYLKPILKELREEGVEIVVLGCTHYVFLKEILLKNIPELKLYDGNSGTIKHLLNSLGKKNPNLGSTEGEGINYKLLLNSEENFHFELADRLLNSKSGV; this is encoded by the coding sequence TTGAAAGAGCCGCTCAAGATCGGGTTGATGGATTCCGGGATGGGCGGACTTTCCGTGCTCAAGGAAATTCTCAAATACGAGACCGAACTGGAAGTGATCTACTTTGGAGATTTGAAAAACAGTCCATACGGCGAAAAAAACGCCTCCACGATTTTAGAACTTACGAGAGACGTTTGCAAACGTCTGGTCCAAGAGGACGTGAAAGCGATTCTTCTCGCTTGTAATACAGCCACTTCTGCGGCGGCGGAAACGTTGAGAAAGGAATTTTCCATACCTATCTTCGGAATGGAACCCGCGATCAAGCCTGCAATCTTACAAAACCCCGGAAAGAGGGTCGCACTTTTAGCGACTCCCGTTACTCAGAAAGAAGAAAAACTACAAAAACTAAAAAAAGATCTGAAAGCGGACGATCTTCTTCTTCCGGTTTCCTGCCCCGGACTTGCTGGACTTGTGGATCGGGGGGACTTTGTCGGTGCGGAGGAATATCTGAAACCGATTTTAAAAGAACTGAGGGAAGAAGGTGTTGAGATCGTGGTGCTCGGATGTACACATTATGTTTTTCTAAAGGAGATTCTTTTGAAGAATATTCCTGAACTCAAGTTGTATGACGGAAACTCGGGAACGATCAAACACCTTCTGAATTCTCTCGGAAAAAAGAATCCGAATTTAGGATCGACGGAAGGAGAGGGGATCAATTATAAACTTCTTCTCAATAGCGAAGAAAATTTTCATTTCGAATTGGCAGATCGACTTTTAAATTCAAAAAGCGGAGTTTGA
- a CDS encoding RNA polymerase sigma factor → MTDADSNSPGNKTQEAIRLIYGISKKDPRALEKFYDLFGNLIYSIIHKILMQKEESEEILQEVFTILWNKAEQFDSGRSSPLTWVTTIARNAAISKVRSKDFKNRIRTSEFQEAQSPSASVQDTAFQEVFDSSLRIRIQEGIAKLSPEIAILLREAYWSGLSQSELAEKFQLPLGTVKSRIRTGLTQLRDELKGWNL, encoded by the coding sequence ATGACAGATGCCGATTCTAATTCCCCCGGAAATAAAACTCAAGAAGCGATTCGGCTTATTTACGGGATTTCGAAAAAAGATCCTCGAGCTCTCGAAAAATTCTACGATCTCTTCGGAAATCTCATCTATTCGATCATTCATAAAATTCTAATGCAGAAAGAGGAGAGTGAGGAAATCCTTCAGGAAGTATTCACGATTCTCTGGAACAAAGCGGAACAATTTGATTCAGGGCGTTCTTCTCCTCTGACTTGGGTTACTACGATAGCGCGTAACGCGGCCATTTCGAAAGTCAGATCCAAGGATTTCAAAAATAGAATTCGAACGTCTGAATTTCAAGAAGCCCAATCGCCAAGTGCTTCCGTTCAGGACACCGCTTTTCAGGAGGTCTTCGATTCTTCTTTGAGAATCAGGATTCAAGAAGGGATTGCGAAACTTTCTCCGGAGATTGCGATTCTTCTTCGAGAAGCGTATTGGAGCGGACTCAGCCAGAGTGAGCTTGCCGAAAAATTCCAGCTTCCTTTGGGGACCGTGAAGTCTCGAATTCGAACCGGTTTGACCCAACTTCGTGACGAACTCAAAGGTTGGAATCTTTAA
- a CDS encoding cupin domain-containing protein, translating into MNEERSRDITETWETIVFPKEVFERSPLKVSLEDIFHGFGIASLSEVKPDSSLKKRILSKVLNKENEDADFLFIRKSDSPWKKSAFPGVDYKILNKDNHRNTITLLIRMEAGAVFPGHSHGSAEDCLLISGDLRIAGTVLKAGDFHRANAGSLHKKFSTSAGAEFLIVSGTSDFAESEKYFS; encoded by the coding sequence ATGAACGAAGAAAGATCTAGGGACATAACGGAAACTTGGGAAACGATCGTCTTTCCAAAAGAAGTCTTCGAACGTTCTCCTTTGAAAGTTTCCCTGGAGGATATCTTTCATGGTTTTGGAATCGCTTCCCTTTCCGAAGTAAAACCGGATTCTTCCCTTAAGAAAAGAATTCTCTCCAAAGTTTTGAATAAGGAAAACGAAGACGCGGACTTTCTTTTTATTCGCAAATCCGATTCTCCTTGGAAGAAGTCCGCCTTTCCCGGAGTGGATTATAAAATTCTAAACAAAGATAATCATAGAAACACGATTACGCTTCTCATTCGTATGGAAGCCGGCGCGGTTTTTCCCGGACACTCCCACGGAAGTGCGGAGGATTGTCTCTTGATTTCGGGCGACCTCCGTATCGCAGGTACTGTTTTGAAAGCCGGCGATTTTCATCGTGCAAACGCAGGTTCTCTACATAAAAAATTCTCAACCTCAGCGGGGGCTGAATTTTTGATCGTCTCCGGAACTTCCGACTTTGCGGAATCTGAGAAATATTTTTCCTAA
- the lsa19 gene encoding adhesin Lsa19 — MIRLGTALAVLFFLNVCKPKIAESSDAVVTFLKGKASIVESGKEISPLTNVSERQTVRTETDAVLDLTSKLGSFRLLGGSVAKVATLNAETVSFQVSDGNVLIKTSKLTKGQSLTVDTPTVVAAVRGTQFWGRVNGKDESGTFAVREGSVEITRKSDNARVLIEAGQAVDLKPGDKELKTRVAAKEELSAMEQIDQMK, encoded by the coding sequence ATGATCCGTTTAGGAACCGCGCTCGCGGTTTTATTTTTTTTGAATGTCTGCAAACCTAAGATCGCCGAAAGCTCGGACGCAGTCGTCACCTTTCTCAAAGGAAAGGCTTCCATCGTAGAATCCGGGAAGGAAATTTCCCCTCTTACGAACGTCTCCGAACGACAAACCGTAAGGACCGAAACCGATGCCGTATTGGATCTGACTTCCAAACTCGGAAGCTTTCGGCTTTTAGGCGGAAGTGTCGCGAAGGTTGCAACCTTAAATGCGGAGACGGTTTCCTTTCAGGTTTCGGATGGAAACGTCTTGATCAAAACTTCGAAACTCACGAAAGGTCAGAGTTTGACCGTTGATACTCCGACCGTTGTCGCCGCTGTTCGTGGCACACAATTCTGGGGAAGAGTGAACGGAAAAGACGAGTCCGGAACCTTTGCGGTAAGAGAGGGCTCCGTAGAAATCACTCGTAAATCGGATAATGCAAGGGTTTTGATCGAAGCCGGTCAAGCGGTGGATCTAAAACCGGGCGATAAAGAATTGAAAACGAGAGTTGCCGCCAAAGAAGAACTCTCCGCGATGGAGCAGATCGACCAGATGAAATGA
- the purM gene encoding phosphoribosylformylglycinamidine cyclo-ligase — MDPVFFCVQGFNLFQAILKRAGILRMEEKITYKSAGVDTEKGREFVQKIKRNVESTHGPRVLGGLGGFAGAFDVSFLKKYNQPILLSGTDGVGTKIELARLLNTFNTVGIDLVAMCVNDILVCGGEPLFFLDYIACGKLDPEKMDQIVAGIVQGCKLSNTALLGGETAEHPGTMKEDEFDLAGFVVGAVEKDLMIDGNSVRPGDQILGLESSGPHSNGFSLIRKLLLKEGKHLPSDPEQVSFLKDYALKPTRIYVESILKLLQKVPVKGMVHITGGGYQENVPRVLPQGSKAKFYKEKIPSGYFFEKIKKDQKLEELELFATFNMGIGYMVIVSEENVDSAKRFLESSGESVHWIGEIVSGNKEEVQFV; from the coding sequence ATGGATCCGGTTTTTTTTTGTGTGCAGGGATTTAATCTTTTCCAAGCTATTCTAAAAAGAGCCGGGATCTTAAGAATGGAAGAGAAGATTACATATAAAAGCGCGGGTGTGGATACGGAAAAAGGAAGAGAGTTTGTTCAAAAGATCAAACGTAACGTGGAATCCACTCACGGCCCAAGAGTTCTCGGCGGACTCGGCGGTTTTGCCGGTGCTTTCGACGTAAGCTTTCTTAAAAAATACAATCAACCCATTCTTCTCTCCGGAACCGATGGAGTCGGAACCAAAATAGAACTCGCGAGGCTTCTCAATACGTTCAACACGGTTGGAATCGATCTCGTCGCGATGTGTGTGAACGATATCCTTGTCTGCGGCGGTGAACCTTTATTCTTCTTGGATTATATCGCCTGCGGTAAGCTGGATCCCGAAAAGATGGATCAGATCGTTGCCGGAATCGTTCAAGGTTGTAAGCTCTCGAACACAGCCCTTCTCGGCGGAGAAACCGCTGAACATCCCGGAACAATGAAAGAAGATGAATTCGATCTCGCGGGCTTTGTGGTTGGAGCGGTTGAAAAAGATCTTATGATCGACGGAAATTCCGTTCGACCGGGAGATCAGATTCTCGGGTTAGAATCGAGCGGTCCTCACAGCAACGGCTTTTCTTTGATTCGAAAGTTGCTCTTAAAGGAAGGAAAACACCTTCCTTCCGATCCTGAACAAGTAAGTTTCTTAAAAGACTACGCGCTCAAGCCGACTCGAATCTATGTGGAAAGTATATTAAAACTTCTGCAAAAGGTTCCGGTAAAAGGAATGGTTCACATCACGGGGGGAGGATATCAGGAGAATGTTCCGAGAGTTCTTCCGCAAGGATCCAAAGCGAAATTTTACAAAGAAAAGATTCCTTCCGGATACTTTTTTGAAAAGATCAAGAAGGATCAAAAACTCGAAGAGTTGGAACTGTTCGCCACTTTCAATATGGGGATCGGTTATATGGTAATCGTTTCGGAGGAGAATGTGGATTCCGCAAAACGATTTTTAGAATCCTCCGGAGAATCCGTCCATTGGATCGGAGAAATCGTTTCCGGTAATAAAGAAGAAGTTCAGTTCGTCTAA
- a CDS encoding chloride channel protein: MLSRLTFFYVILGVVGGLFSAAFWMLIEYLTHWASNISGILTIPFMTVSGLLIGLIIHFLGEPGEISLVIDNIRFRGGKLEASQNPSMALSSLLSISSGGSAGPEAPLVQITGSFGNWFAEKLGLTGEEYRSMTIAGMAAGFTSLFGSPLGGALFALEILQHRHVVEYYKALLPAFLSSTSAFFVFLWMTHAGLQPTWQFPQYVPGDIQDFLYALLLGAVGAGIGWMFHGLFLTNRWLYSKIPGRIYWKTTVGGLVLGIIAWQIPLTRFFGHDQLNQIVEGRFTLVFLAGLIFWKTFAITTTVTTGWRGGVIIPLFFLGACAGKFLFGILPTENESFLMICLMAAVNSSVTKTPISTTILLSELTGLYSFTPVLIASLSGYFLSPKEPFIATQGKEG; encoded by the coding sequence ATGCTTTCCAGGCTTACGTTTTTTTACGTGATTTTAGGAGTTGTAGGAGGATTGTTTTCAGCCGCGTTCTGGATGCTCATCGAATACCTGACTCATTGGGCTTCGAATATAAGCGGAATACTAACGATTCCTTTTATGACTGTTTCCGGACTTCTGATCGGGTTGATCATTCACTTTCTCGGAGAACCGGGAGAAATTTCATTAGTAATCGATAATATACGATTTAGGGGAGGAAAGTTGGAGGCGAGTCAGAACCCTTCAATGGCGCTTTCTTCGCTCCTCAGTATTTCTTCCGGCGGTAGCGCGGGCCCGGAAGCGCCTCTGGTTCAGATCACTGGTTCTTTTGGAAACTGGTTTGCGGAAAAGTTAGGACTTACCGGAGAAGAATACCGTTCTATGACGATCGCCGGGATGGCCGCAGGTTTTACTTCTCTTTTCGGTTCTCCCCTGGGTGGTGCGTTATTTGCGCTTGAGATTCTTCAGCACAGACACGTAGTCGAGTATTACAAGGCGCTTTTACCGGCGTTTTTATCCAGCACGTCCGCTTTTTTTGTCTTTCTTTGGATGACCCACGCCGGTCTTCAGCCTACTTGGCAATTTCCCCAATACGTTCCCGGCGATATTCAAGATTTCTTATATGCTCTTTTGTTAGGTGCCGTGGGTGCGGGAATCGGTTGGATGTTCCACGGTTTATTTTTGACCAACCGTTGGCTTTATTCTAAGATTCCGGGACGGATTTATTGGAAGACTACCGTGGGCGGACTTGTTCTGGGAATCATCGCCTGGCAGATTCCTCTGACACGATTTTTCGGTCACGATCAGCTCAATCAAATCGTAGAAGGACGGTTTACTCTCGTCTTTTTAGCGGGTTTGATTTTTTGGAAGACCTTTGCGATTACGACCACCGTCACGACCGGATGGAGAGGAGGGGTGATCATTCCTCTTTTTTTTCTGGGGGCGTGCGCGGGAAAATTTCTTTTTGGAATTCTTCCAACCGAAAACGAATCCTTTCTTATGATCTGTTTGATGGCGGCTGTGAATTCGTCCGTAACCAAAACTCCTATTTCTACCACGATCCTTTTGTCCGAGTTGACCGGATTGTACAGCTTTACTCCGGTTTTGATTGCGAGCCTCAGCGGATATTTTCTTTCACCGAAAGAACCTTTCATTGCAACCCAGGGAAAAGAAGGTTAG